In Rattus norvegicus strain BN/NHsdMcwi chromosome 1, GRCr8, whole genome shotgun sequence, a genomic segment contains:
- the Tagap gene encoding T-cell activation Rho GTPase-activating protein isoform X1 has product MKLISSLDGAKTLNANNMDTLIECQSEGDIKVLPLLTSCESEDSICQLIEVKKRKKVLSWPSLMRKLSPSPDFSGSLEPELKVSLFDQPLSIICKENDTLPRPIQDILTILCLKGPSTEGIFRKAASEKARKELKEELNCGGSVNLNQLPVHLLAVVFKDFLRGIPLKLLSCDLFEDWMGALEKPSEEDRIEALKQVADRLPRPNLLLLRTLVYVLHLISKNAEVNKMDSSNLAICIGPNMLTLKNDQSLSFQAQRDLNNKVKILVEFLIDNCLEIFGENIPTHPRITSDDSLEHTDSSDVSTLQNDSAYDSNDPDVEPANGVASPCRQLEGPSTTVAGMDTRGPRNTCESSSESSVSMVARLKSSIGQQDRRFSEPNMPPSRECFVGPITKQKLTRSEDSFVLPQEASCSEGNEAEDPFTEEVFPAVEGKPMRPVDLKIKNLTQGLASPQGPANKAFSSFSAGESLDSSPVPSPSCPKRNFFTRHQSFTTKTDKTKPQREIRKHSMSFSFASHKKVLPRTSSIGSEKSKDFSRDQLQKDLRKESQLAGRIIRENESEIQSQTNLGSSLSGTWALSVDNTFQFIDVRKPGSPPSYEEAIYYHTSGLTAYSGQTVGSMRARMLKQSMAVPPVPSHHEGELSEGIPGGHRSSSVTEHWTQSQTVHVSVETRGRSELHRLRTVSESVQRAKLDYLGQQRSHLVFEVDQLRCAKESYI; this is encoded by the exons ATGAAGTTGATAAGCAGTCTCGATGGT gCAAAAACGCTTAATGCCAACAACATGGACACATTAATTGAATGTCAGTCAGAG ggcgaTATCAAGGTGCTTCCATTGCTGACGTCATGTGAGAGTGAAGACAGCATTTGCCAGCTAATTG AAgttaagaagagaaagaaagtgcTGTCCTGGCCATCTCTCATGAGAAAGCTCTCTCCTTCACCAGACTTCTCTGGGTCATTGGAACCAGAGCTGAAAGTGTCGCTGTTTGATCAACCCTTGTCAATCATCTGTAAGGAGAATGACACACTCCCTAGACCCATCCAG GACATCCTCACCATCCTCTGCCTTAAAGGTCCTTCAACTGAAGGAATATTCAGGAAAGCAGCCAGCGAGAAAGCCCGCAAGGAGCTGAAGGAGGAGCTTAACTGTGGGGGCTCTGTGAATCTGAACCAGCTCCCTGTGCACCTCCTGGCTGTGGTCTTCAAG GACTTCCTCCGAGGAATCCCCCTGAAGCTGCTCTCCTGTGACCTCTTTGAGGACTGGATGGGAGCCCTGGAGAAGCCCAGTGAGGAGGACAGGATCGAGGCCCTGAAGCA GGTTGCTGATCGGCTCCCCCGGCCCAACCTCCTTCTGCTCAGGACCTTAGTCTACGTGCTACACCTTATCAGCAAGAACGCCGAGGTCAACAAGATGGACTCCAGCAACCTGGCCATCTGCATCGGACCCAACATGCTCACACTGAAGAATGACCAGAGCCTGTCCTTCCAGGCCCAGAGGGACCTGAACAATAAG gttaagATCTTGGTGGAATTCCTCATTGACAACTGCCTTGAAATATTTGGGGAGAACATTCCGACACATCCCCGCATCACTTCTGATGACTCTCTGGAACACACTGACAGCTCAG ACGTGTCGACTCTGCAGAACGACTCAGCCTATGACAGCAATGACCCGGATGTAGAGCCCGCGAATGGAGTTGCCTCTCCCTGCAGGCAGTTGGAGGGTCCCTCTACCACAGTGGCTGGCATGGATACCCGGGGGCCCCGGAACACCTGTGAGTCGAGCTCAGAATCCAGTGTCAGCATGGTAGCCAGGCTGAAAAGCTCCATTGGCCAGCAAGACAGGCGTTTCTCTGAACCCAACATGCCACCCTCACGAGAGTGCTTCGTGGGCCCGATAACCAAGCAAAAGCTAACGAGGAGCGAGGACAGCTTCGTTCTGCCCCAGGAAGCCTCCTGTTCTGAAGGCAATGAAGCCGAAGATCCCTTTACAGAGGAAGTCTTCCCAGCAGTTGAAGGCAAACCCATGAGACCAGTGGATTTGAAGATAAAGAACTTGACCCAAGGTTTAGCATCTCCACAGGGACCTGCAAACAAAGCTTTCTCCAGCTTCTCCGCGGGGGAATCTTTGGACAGCTCACCTGTGCCTTCTCCATCCTGTCCCAAGAGAAACTTCTTCACCAGACACCAGAGTTTCACCACAAAGACGGACAAGACCAAGCCCCAGAGAGAAATTAGAAAGCACTCCATGTCATTTTCCTTTGCGTCTCACAAGAAAGTGCTGCCCCGGACCTCCAGCATTGGGTCTGAGAAATCCAAAGACTTCTCTAGAGACCAGCTCCAGAAGGACTTGAGGAAAGAGAGCCAGCTTGCCGGCAGAATCATCCGGGAAAATGAGTCCGAAATCCAAAGCCAAACAAATCTGGGCTCCAGCTTGTCTGGAACCTGGGCCCTCTCAGTTGATAACACGTTCCAGTTCATTGATGTGAGGAAGCCAGGAAGCCCACCATCTTATGAAGAGGCCATTTATTACCACACATCAGGACTCACAGCCTACAGTGGCCAGACAGTTGGGAGTATGAGAGCAAGAATGTTGAAGCAGAGCATGGCGGTGCCCCCTGTGCCTTCTCACCATGAAGGTGAGCTCAGTGAAGGGATACCTGGTGGACACAGATCGTCTTCCGTGACTGAGCACTGGACACAGAGTCAGACTGTCCATGTCTCTGTAGAAACTCGGGGGAGATCTGAGCTACATCGATTGAGGACAGTGTCTGAGTCCGTGCAGAGGGCTAAGCTGGACTACCTTGGGCAGCAACGCAGCCACTTGGTCTTTGAGGTTGACCAACTCCGATGTGCTAAAGAATCCTACATTTAG
- the Tagap gene encoding T-cell activation Rho GTPase-activating protein isoform X2 — protein MVYAKTLNANNMDTLIECQSEGDIKVLPLLTSCESEDSICQLIEVKKRKKVLSWPSLMRKLSPSPDFSGSLEPELKVSLFDQPLSIICKENDTLPRPIQDILTILCLKGPSTEGIFRKAASEKARKELKEELNCGGSVNLNQLPVHLLAVVFKDFLRGIPLKLLSCDLFEDWMGALEKPSEEDRIEALKQVADRLPRPNLLLLRTLVYVLHLISKNAEVNKMDSSNLAICIGPNMLTLKNDQSLSFQAQRDLNNKVKILVEFLIDNCLEIFGENIPTHPRITSDDSLEHTDSSDVSTLQNDSAYDSNDPDVEPANGVASPCRQLEGPSTTVAGMDTRGPRNTCESSSESSVSMVARLKSSIGQQDRRFSEPNMPPSRECFVGPITKQKLTRSEDSFVLPQEASCSEGNEAEDPFTEEVFPAVEGKPMRPVDLKIKNLTQGLASPQGPANKAFSSFSAGESLDSSPVPSPSCPKRNFFTRHQSFTTKTDKTKPQREIRKHSMSFSFASHKKVLPRTSSIGSEKSKDFSRDQLQKDLRKESQLAGRIIRENESEIQSQTNLGSSLSGTWALSVDNTFQFIDVRKPGSPPSYEEAIYYHTSGLTAYSGQTVGSMRARMLKQSMAVPPVPSHHEGELSEGIPGGHRSSSVTEHWTQSQTVHVSVETRGRSELHRLRTVSESVQRAKLDYLGQQRSHLVFEVDQLRCAKESYI, from the exons ATGGTGTAC gCAAAAACGCTTAATGCCAACAACATGGACACATTAATTGAATGTCAGTCAGAG ggcgaTATCAAGGTGCTTCCATTGCTGACGTCATGTGAGAGTGAAGACAGCATTTGCCAGCTAATTG AAgttaagaagagaaagaaagtgcTGTCCTGGCCATCTCTCATGAGAAAGCTCTCTCCTTCACCAGACTTCTCTGGGTCATTGGAACCAGAGCTGAAAGTGTCGCTGTTTGATCAACCCTTGTCAATCATCTGTAAGGAGAATGACACACTCCCTAGACCCATCCAG GACATCCTCACCATCCTCTGCCTTAAAGGTCCTTCAACTGAAGGAATATTCAGGAAAGCAGCCAGCGAGAAAGCCCGCAAGGAGCTGAAGGAGGAGCTTAACTGTGGGGGCTCTGTGAATCTGAACCAGCTCCCTGTGCACCTCCTGGCTGTGGTCTTCAAG GACTTCCTCCGAGGAATCCCCCTGAAGCTGCTCTCCTGTGACCTCTTTGAGGACTGGATGGGAGCCCTGGAGAAGCCCAGTGAGGAGGACAGGATCGAGGCCCTGAAGCA GGTTGCTGATCGGCTCCCCCGGCCCAACCTCCTTCTGCTCAGGACCTTAGTCTACGTGCTACACCTTATCAGCAAGAACGCCGAGGTCAACAAGATGGACTCCAGCAACCTGGCCATCTGCATCGGACCCAACATGCTCACACTGAAGAATGACCAGAGCCTGTCCTTCCAGGCCCAGAGGGACCTGAACAATAAG gttaagATCTTGGTGGAATTCCTCATTGACAACTGCCTTGAAATATTTGGGGAGAACATTCCGACACATCCCCGCATCACTTCTGATGACTCTCTGGAACACACTGACAGCTCAG ACGTGTCGACTCTGCAGAACGACTCAGCCTATGACAGCAATGACCCGGATGTAGAGCCCGCGAATGGAGTTGCCTCTCCCTGCAGGCAGTTGGAGGGTCCCTCTACCACAGTGGCTGGCATGGATACCCGGGGGCCCCGGAACACCTGTGAGTCGAGCTCAGAATCCAGTGTCAGCATGGTAGCCAGGCTGAAAAGCTCCATTGGCCAGCAAGACAGGCGTTTCTCTGAACCCAACATGCCACCCTCACGAGAGTGCTTCGTGGGCCCGATAACCAAGCAAAAGCTAACGAGGAGCGAGGACAGCTTCGTTCTGCCCCAGGAAGCCTCCTGTTCTGAAGGCAATGAAGCCGAAGATCCCTTTACAGAGGAAGTCTTCCCAGCAGTTGAAGGCAAACCCATGAGACCAGTGGATTTGAAGATAAAGAACTTGACCCAAGGTTTAGCATCTCCACAGGGACCTGCAAACAAAGCTTTCTCCAGCTTCTCCGCGGGGGAATCTTTGGACAGCTCACCTGTGCCTTCTCCATCCTGTCCCAAGAGAAACTTCTTCACCAGACACCAGAGTTTCACCACAAAGACGGACAAGACCAAGCCCCAGAGAGAAATTAGAAAGCACTCCATGTCATTTTCCTTTGCGTCTCACAAGAAAGTGCTGCCCCGGACCTCCAGCATTGGGTCTGAGAAATCCAAAGACTTCTCTAGAGACCAGCTCCAGAAGGACTTGAGGAAAGAGAGCCAGCTTGCCGGCAGAATCATCCGGGAAAATGAGTCCGAAATCCAAAGCCAAACAAATCTGGGCTCCAGCTTGTCTGGAACCTGGGCCCTCTCAGTTGATAACACGTTCCAGTTCATTGATGTGAGGAAGCCAGGAAGCCCACCATCTTATGAAGAGGCCATTTATTACCACACATCAGGACTCACAGCCTACAGTGGCCAGACAGTTGGGAGTATGAGAGCAAGAATGTTGAAGCAGAGCATGGCGGTGCCCCCTGTGCCTTCTCACCATGAAGGTGAGCTCAGTGAAGGGATACCTGGTGGACACAGATCGTCTTCCGTGACTGAGCACTGGACACAGAGTCAGACTGTCCATGTCTCTGTAGAAACTCGGGGGAGATCTGAGCTACATCGATTGAGGACAGTGTCTGAGTCCGTGCAGAGGGCTAAGCTGGACTACCTTGGGCAGCAACGCAGCCACTTGGTCTTTGAGGTTGACCAACTCCGATGTGCTAAAGAATCCTACATTTAG